In a genomic window of Molothrus ater isolate BHLD 08-10-18 breed brown headed cowbird chromosome 17, BPBGC_Mater_1.1, whole genome shotgun sequence:
- the BPIFB2 gene encoding BPI fold-containing family B member 2 gives MAFDKMDEGVNKMEHHSEDKLPQHLLFNPSPRWVNSQSACMAMLRTLSVLLSLLVPAHTTRSPDCGGILTPSGLRYLAEVSKPHAESVLRRDLMDSPAPAPSPTSPSRNQIISVKVDKFSLTLIPDTGMRLSIEVDLGITSAPSSTKEMRLSILADLHVDMNPEGNLELVTSDCKPTLEEVQSTEETDSKSSGSDVDKQINVEKICLEVSKLLLFPNERLMSLAAPFPITPHCQVQYLPLAAPMYSEQGIIISLQTTFQVAGAAIPLPVSPVPFSMPEPASSSTSHLILAFSEHFYTSLFSALEESGALNVSLLSSLTTATLAERITQMGSLFQEDLPVVLQAVTRSSPHVVLEEDKAIVQLFLTAQIGAGSSPFQSFLSVNVDVTARLQLSVADTRMIISVAAVEDIELSLATSDVGPILAALLEELFLPTIREEVPAQINKVLRQGVFLPHIASFTYTDINITIHKDYVLIPCNLQLEARTGEARTWE, from the exons GAACACCACAGTGAAGACaagctgccccagcacctgctGTTCAATCCTTCACCTCGCTGGGTCAACAGCCAAA gTGCCTGCATGGCAATGCTCCGCACCCTGAGCGtcctcctgagcctcctggTGCCAGCTCACACCACCAGGTCACCCGACTGTGGGGGCATCCTCACCCCCTCTGGACTGAGATACC TTGCTGAAGTTTCAAAGCCACATGCAGAGTCGGTCCTCAGGAGGGACCTCATGGACtcgccagccccagccccatctcccACCTCTCCAAGTAG gaaccAAATTATCTCTGTCAAAGTTGACAAGTTTTCCCTGACACTGATCCCTGACACAGGGATGCGGCTGAGCATCGAGGTGGACCTGGGCATCACATCTGCCCC CTCAAGCACCAAGGAGATGAGGTTGTCCATCCTGGCAGACCTCCACGTGGACATGAACCCCGAAGGGAACCTGGAGCTGGTGACCTCTGACTGCAAACCCACCCTGGAGGAGGTGCAGAGCACCGAGGAGACAGACAG CAAGTCCTCGGGCTCGGACGTGGACAAGCAGATCAACGTTGAAAAA ATctgcctggaagtgtccaaattgctgcttttcccaaatGAACGGCTGATGTCTCTGGCAG CTCCATTCCCCATCACACCACACTGCCAAGTCCAGTACctgcccctggctgcccccatGTACTCTGAGCAGGGAATCATCATCTCTTTGCAA acaACTTTCCAAGTGGCAGGGGCAGCAATCCCCCTGCCAGTCAgccctgtgcctttcagcaTGCCCGAGCCAGCGAGCTCCAGCACTTCCCACCTCATCCTGGCCTTCTCTGAGCACTTCTACACCAGCTTATTCTCTGCCTTGGAAGAGTCTGGAGCCCTCAACGTGAGTCTCCTG AGCTCTCTGACCACGGCCACCCTGGCTGAGAGGATCACTCAG ATGGGCTCCCTCTTCCAAGAGGACCTGCCAGTGGTGCTTCAAGCTGTGACCAGGAGCTCTCCTCAcgtggtgctggaggaggacaAAGCAATCGTGCAGCTCTTCCTCACTGCCCAGATTGGAGCGGGATCATCCCCCTTCCAGAGCTTCCTGAGTGTCAACGTG GACGTGActgccaggctccagctcaGCGTCGCCGACACCAGGATGATCATCTCTGTGGCAGCTGTAGA ggaTATTGAGCTCAGCCTGGCCACCTCTGATGTGGGTCCTATACTG GCTGCCTTGCTGGaggagctgttcctgcccaCAATCCGTGAGGAGGTGCCAGCCCAGATAAACA aggTCCTGAGACAAGGGGTTTTCCTGCCCCACATTGCCAGTTTCACTTACACCGACATCAACATCACCATTCACAAG GATTATGTCTTGATCCCCTGCAACCTCCAGCTGGAGGCAAGGACTGGAGAGGCAAGAACATGGGAGTGA
- the LOC118694575 gene encoding BPI fold-containing family B member 4-like — translation MKVLKLFGIIFFCGLLSPSQEVLSGLSCAVSPRAMQNVLSDAIIHSGLIHQHLQGLVVPNIMGEGSQLSSPTSITDLHLIKVRVPRLSVVLLPGIGVQLTIGAKLQLRGNCLVGLLSELIDILVEVNITANIKCTNFESGTFQVVTEDCLCILGAIKIKVLSGLLTLSVNELVLRQLTATLPALLCPVVDIVMNLVNIHLLSTLNAVIPVGTAGTIHYQLASIPYTSGKFLGLDLDGVVKQVGGSTIPHDSSPSALPPLMDRLLLLVMRQSFLNAVLSLLLQLPPQTFPCTPDVFSGASRLREAVWTIAPAGCSACGGTSPLSIKLVLRGNPLILLEENKASVKLSVLIQLFGNHLDGSILNFLLLKADLALNVRVSIVGGRLMLQLALGSTSLSLESSDVGISNISTLKPHCSNLLAETFMPAINGALSMGIPLPKVLRIPLVNVDFQIKAGLIVFLV, via the exons ATGAAGGTTTTGAAGCTTTTTGGgatcatttttttctgtggccTCCTCTCACCCTCGCAGGAAGTCTTGTCTggtctgtcctgtgctgtcagCCCGCGGGCAATGCAGAATG TTCTCTCAGATGCCATAATTCATAGTGGgctcatccaccagcacctgcagggtCTCGTGGTTCCCAACATCATGGGTGAAGGGAGTCAGCTGAGCTCTCCCACCAGCATCACGGA CCTGCACCTCATCAAGGTCCGGGTGCCCAGGCTGTcggtggtgctgctgccagggatcGGGGTCCAGCTGACCATCGGggcaaagctgcagctcagaggcaaCTG CTTGGTTGGCCTGCTCTCAGAACTCATTGATATCTTAGTGGAGGTGAACATTACTGCAAACATTAAATGCACGAATTTTGAATCTGGCACGTTCCAGGTTGTCACTGAAGACTGTCTCTGCATTCTTGGGGCCATAAAGATCAAGGTCCTTTCTGG cttgCTCACCCTGTCAGTGAATGAGCTGGTGCTTCGCCAGCTGACAGCGACTCTGCCTGCTTTG CTCTGTCCCGTGGTGGATATCGTGATGAACCTTGTGAACATCCATCTCCTGAGCACTCTCAATG CCGTGATCCCGGTCGGCACAGCAGGAACAATCCACTACCAGCTGGCCAGCATCCCCTACACCTCCGGCAAGTTCCTTGGGCTGGATTTAGAT GGCGTGGTGAAGCAGGTGGGAGGCAGCACCATCCCCCACGACTCGTCCCCCTCTGCTTTGCCTCCTCTGATGGACCGGCTCCTGCTCTTGGTGATGCGCCAGAGCTTCCTCAATGCagtcctgtccctcctgctccagctgcccccaCAGACCTTCCCCTGCACGCCAGACGTT TTCTCCGGTGCCAGCCGCCTGCGCGAGGCCGTGTGGACCATCGCTCCTGCTGGG TGCTCTGCCTGCGGTGGGACCAGTCCTCTGAGCATCAAACTGGTGTTGAGAGGAAACCCGCTCATCCtcttggaagaaaacaaagccagTGTCAAGCTTTCAGTCCTGATTCAGCTGTTTGGTAACCACTTAGATGGATCCATCCTCAacttcctgctgctgaaggct gacCTTGCTCTAAATGTCCGTGTGTCCATTGTTGGGGGCaggctgatgctgcagctggcctTGGGCAG cacttCCCTCTCCTTGGAGTCTTCTGATGTTGGCATCAGTAAT ATCTCCACCCTGAAGCCCCACTGCAGCAATTTGCTTGCGGAAACATTCATGCCTGCCATCAATG gtgcccTGAGCATGGGGATCCCTCTGCCCAAGGTGCTGCGCATTCCCCTGGTGAATGTGGATTTTCAGATAAAAGCG ggCCTGATCGTGTTTCTGGTGTGA